The sequence AAAATGATGGTAGAGAGATGTCCACTTCTAGATGCTGATGTAATAACATTTTACCACTTGACTTCTGTTCTTATTGTTAATTGTGATATACCAGTCATCTCGATGTAATGTTTGTTTTTTTGGATTGTTGCCTTGTGTGTACCCCTCTTGCTAACTTCTTTTCGCACTGTGAATCTTAtgataaaaaattgaaatagtGGGACGAGTAGGAGTCATTACAATTTTAGAGTGTTTTAGTTTctctaaattgtttttttaaaatttggacttGCATTATCTATTTCGTAATCACTATCATAATGGCATCTCCCTTATTGTGATTGTGGAACATAATCTATGCATattgctttttctttttttagtcAATAGATCCATTGTTTTATGTCACAATTCACATAATTTCGTCTATGATTCCAGAATTATTCAGGAGAGGAAGAGCTATGCTGTGTTTATGTCCCAACAAACCATCTTTACATTGGTGATATATTCTTGGTCAGTGCCAAAGATGTTATAAGACCAAACCTATCTGTTCGAGAAGGGATTGGTATGATGTCTGTGCCATGTGTCTTCTGTCTGCTAAATTTTATCCTCAACTTATTTGCCTTCATCCGATATTTTACTTTTCATGGAGGCATTTCAATACCCAAGAGGGCTTATGTTTCTATTTGACAAGTGTGTGTGTTTTATAATTCTTGGATCTTGGATAGCAGTCTAACACAGTGTTGGCCAGAGATTTAGTAATTTGAGATGCCTATAGGTGCAGCGCTCAatagattaaattttttataattatctcTGGGGAAGTTAAGATAAGTTAAAGTCTGGATTTTTGAACTCAAAGGTCCAAATGATAAGAGTAAGGATAATAAATGGCTTAATAACGACTAGAAGGGCCAGAAAAATGTTTGTCCTTTAAAGCACACTTGATTTATGAACTTTCAAAGACCATTTTAGAGAATACCCCCAATAATGTCCTTGCTAAGtatgactttttttttaaaccaaaaatgataattaattgtTTGAAATTCTGTACTTTCTTGACATTATTCTAAAtgcataatatatgatttttaaaaaaaaatatgtattgaAATATAATCTTCAGGAGGAGATAAGTAAACTAggacaaaatataaaaaaacacgTTTTTTAATAATTGGAGGTGAGGCTAGAAAATGATGTGATTTAAAAGTTTGGATATTGATTAGTGTCAAATTGTATCTTTGCCACTCCCTTTTAGCAGGTTAATTGATGGATTCTTAAATTCAAGGCATTGGTGAAGCTTTTTTGAGTAAATGTAAGATGATACCATTGCAATAGTAGACGAAATTTTACAAATTTGAATTTGCTTAAAAAAACTCAGAAAAAcatcatattgaaattcaataGATGATGTCTGTCGCTACCATGCTGCTGATAACTTCAAATCAAGGTGATAAATACCCATAAAAAACTTAGAAGGTATTTTAGCTTTTATTGATAAACACTGCTGCCCTGCAATAAATATCTGACTTGACATATCCTTGTTACTTGTTGAGATGTAAATCCTTGATATTATTAGCTCAAGAATGCTCGAGGCCTAGTAATActtaaaaaatagtttttcattagCATTGGTGCACAActgtatttttaatatttgtttgtTGTGTGCAGAAATTGTCGTGTCTGGTGGCATGTCAATGCCCCAGATATTGTCTACCTTGGATCGAAGAATTATTCAAGTCGATAGAAACTGAGATGCATGAAAGTGGATGTGGACGTATCATTTTCTCTACTTCAGCACTTTACATGTTTGTAGATTAGGCGCTGGCATGTTGTCATAGTTTACTTGGGATAATATCTTAAAGTGATAGATTCCTATAACTTATGTGACTATTATCCAATGTTTCAGTTATGCGAAATTATAAGGActcattttgttattttcccTTGCGACGGAGCGCAGTTCAGCTCTCAAGTTTATCAAATATATTCAGCTCTCTAGTCCTTGATTTCTTGATGGTTTCTGGTAAAACGTTGTCTATATCCAAAATTTTACAAGATGAGTCGTATGTTTCTGGTTAATGACTGGTCCTCGCTCACTATTACTCGGGAAGGAACGACTAAATCAGTgtgatagataaaaaaaattcatcagtCCAAATGCGTAATACATTCTTGTTCATCTACATGGAAGTAGTATAGTGGAGACTATTCCGATTTCTCCACATGCATTGCTGTTTAGCTATTCATCTCCGTTTCATATCAAATTATCAATGTCAGTTTATTCCATCCATAGAACTTCGTGATAAGGGCACGTAATTTTCTTATTAGCCGATAACCGAGTCGAGATAATGATTTTAGTAAAGAGATTGGTTGTGAATATTAGCTTATTCAAGTATAGTTTGGTtcgttttttatataaaaattggaacCAAGCCACATATTATCAGTTTACAAAATCTCAAACTAAACAAAACCATGAATTTCATTTTGTTTAGGTTTGGACCGGTTTTGATTATTAATTTCGAGTTTCATGTGAATCAGAGCATAAAACTTGAAAAGGTGGCAATTGACTTTTGATTGAAGCTgagtgaatattttatttgatcctGTCCTAAAATAATTACAagtgatatatgatatatgatacaTTAAAATACTTATACagattaaataattttgaaactcaTAAAAAGCTTAAATTTTAAGCGTTGTAGTTACTTTTATCGAGCTAAattatgcaataaataaattctcaatcactaataatataacataaactaaaaataaaataaaataaatatatatcaaagaaaaatcatactaaattaacataatttattttatatttttttatattaatgtaaCCAAACCaaattttttaggtttggttgatTTTAAAACCAATGGAAACTCTGATTGActgaaaatcaatcaaaaacatatgttttaatttgttgttttacttttttttttattgggaCACAAATATTATTCCATTTATTTATCttcaaaattatcaaatatcAAATCATACTAGAAcatattcaaatgtatattcCCGAGTTGAATTTGAAGTAAATTATTCCATTCGCGAGtttaaaaactttaatataCTCGTTAGTATTAACAAATACTTTCAGAACTAAATAAATTTAAGATCTCAAGGCGAATTCACATACTGATTGATAGAATTTGACCAAGAGAgagaaaattatccaattaaAATAAAGCCTTTCAAGTATCCAAGTTTTAGACTTAGAACCAAGTTTTGTGAACTTGAAACTAACAAAGAATAAATAATATTCGAATTGCACACTAGTGGTTAATAGTAGATTTTTATACCATATTCATGTCTATAAGCTTGATCTTACTACCGATTCTAGTTCGTCTCATGCACCATGGTAAGGGCATAACAAATTTTTCCCTTAATAGTCTAACTAAAGGAATTGCACTATTTTgcatatcatcgataaatatgaaatttacaTCTAATTGATCAGTAAAAATATAATCCACCCACTCATAATTTCAGTAGAGAATACATCATCAGCTACAcgaaaaaacttttattttctaataataaCATTTGTAATTCTACAAGTGCTTCGTTGAACTTGTTTTCGGAACAAACCGCCACAGGTCCACAGCAACATCAACTTCCTTTTTCTTGTGAAATTTGTACAGTTGGGGAACATCGAATCGGAGCTAAGAAAGAGAGGGTGGTTCTCATCAATGCAAGTTGTAAAAAAGCTAAATTCAAAAGAATATATTTAGACACGGGTGCATCAAGCTAGCAAACTACCAGAGACACAGAAGTCAATATTAGATACCTCACACAAAACTTCTGCACTGACTGCATTATGCTCTCGCAAGGATGTTCTCTTGACATGCTGCAACCAGAATTAATCAAGAAAGGTAATAAAGCACTGTATTATCAGCAATATCGTGAGAAACGGTTTGATTTGCTGCTAATAATGTtaatttatgaataaatttaaGCAGAAAAAGGATGCTACATGCAGATAAGTTGAGGTAGAAAACTTGACGTGGAAAGCCCCAAACTTTGTATGTATCAAGGAAAGTGGTGCAGAAGTGGAGTATATGCATGCACAGGGAGCCCAAAAGCCAGAGCGCAAACAAAAAGAAGCTAACTTAAACTTAGGAACAAGCCTGGAAATGTTCCAAGACTACATAACAAATATGTTAACCCTCGAAAGTTTTGTTACAACTGGACAGGGTGATAAAACTAAGACAATCACagacaaaaaacaaaaacacaaCCCATTCTGCactcaaaattaaataattcaacatCCCTCAATTCTAGTTCGGTGTATGTAAGGTTGAGAACACAAAGCTGATTAGCCACCATCAACAATCTTTAATATAATTGATGAAAAGGGACAATTTGTTTGCTAGCCATAGGGTGCCTTGCAGAGAATGAATCCAAAAGGCAAGCAGTTAACTCGGTCATTCAAAAAAGCAAATTCTCAAAGCTCTGACAACAATGAATAGAATCTAATTTATGATTCATTAACAAAAATTGCCATGACAAGTGACTGCAATTTAAAAGACAACATGAAATTTAATCACAATTAATTGCATATCAAAAGATGAAAACAAATTCAAACATATATGATCCCAGCTTCATGAAAAACTCAAGCTTACGTCTCTTGTTGTGCTCTTGTGCAATGAATAAACTGCTTGAGAAGCAACCTGACatgttgatatttttaaaaattagatatatcaaacaaaagaaagtaGCCATGGAGGTCTCCTCGCAACATTAATACGAAAAAAAACACATTGTGAAACTGTAGCTAATGGTTTACCTTCAAAGCTGTGGAGAGAAATTCCATGTCAGCTCCTTTCTTTCTAGTTCCAAACGGAGGATTCAGTACAACATTATCCACAATTCCACCTATACAAAAAACTCTGGTCAACATTTCAATCAATTCAAGGATGACAACACTTCAACTTATTTTGCATTCACACGTACATTTCTAATATAAATGCTCAATGTCTAAAATCACACATACACCTGAAAACAATCTTTGTCGTCTAACAATTTAAAAGGGTCTTCCAAGCGAATTCATCGAGTGTAACAAAGATGTATTAATTAAAGtagttttgtatttttgttagGTGGATGCAGAGAAAGAACTACCTCGCCATCTTAAGTGCCTTATATCACATTGGATGAAATCCACGTCTAACTGCAAATACAATTCATCACGAACAGAAAAGAAGCCATGTCAACCTTTCAATTCAATCACATAAGAACAAGTTATGCCAATCAGGAGAAATGTGGCCATTTCTAAAACAACGGCAAAATAAACGAAACTAACAAATCTTAGTGCATACTAACCAACTTATTGTTGGAATTTGCATAAATTCCAAAACATGCACAGCTGAAACTAAAGAATGAAAAAataactttcaacacaaaaccTCAAAGCTTATATGAAGATGATGCCTTGAAACTGCAATGCCTAAAAGAACAATGCCTAAAAGAAAAATGCCTACATTTGTTGCTAGCTTTACAATGAACACACTTATAAGTTTTAACCCTCTttccttaaaaaatataagCAGTTTACCAAATATCAACTGTTTAACCATGGCTTAGGATCTTGTCTAAGAACTTGAGCGGTAAATAGGCAATCATAGATAATCATTTTGGCCAATTGAAACATATTGAACTGTTTCATTTTAACCAGTTATCAGATGTTGAGCTCTATCGATAAACATACATCAAAGACCTGTCAGCTCAAAACCGGGAAAGCACATGTAAAACCAGACCTCAAGTTCATCTGCATTTGAGGAAGCAATTTCTATAGATTCAGCATCAATATCAATCCCAATAACATGCCTGATCAAACAAACCAAGGATCAACATCTCgtatgtttcaaaaaaaaaattcaatcccCGAGCTGGAAACAGATAGGTTTAAGATTTATGTACTACAACATAAACATGGCACATAATCAGAAGCACTAAAAGACAACTTATTCACTTACTTTGCACCTAAAAGAGCAGCAGCAAGTCCTAGTGTACCGCAGCCACAACCAAAATCTGCCACAACCTTATCGTTCACATCCCCAAATGAATTCTCCGCCTGATTTTGTGCAAAATACAAAATCCATGCATAATCAAAAGGTAGCTATATGCCTATATACAACATTAACATAAATGGCAAACAAAATAGCATAAATTCAGCATATGAAGAAAAGGGTGTCCGCTAAAAGCAGGATAAAGGAGAAGAATCAAAAAATGGAGAATCTTTACAGTGTAGAGCAACCGAGATGCAATGTGGGGTCCTGTCGGATATTGTTCCAATTCAATCTGTTTTTATCAAAGGAGACTCCAATACTTCAATTCACAGTTAACACAGAAGCCCAAAGATAAGTAGAGAAATTCAAGACCTTTGGGTTTTCGAACTGTTGCAGAGAACCGAGGTAGCTCTCCAACTGCTTTAGCTTCATCTCTCTGTTCGGGAAAGCCAAGTGCGTGCCCTAGTATAAATATTTATGCAGATTTTTTGAGGTAACaaaatattgaattaaaattcctcaaaaaaaaatttattcaaattataCAAATTATAGCAAATATAATTGAGAGATAAATGGTAATCTGgaatatattttacaataaatttataaattaaaaacaaaagagaTACAGTTTTGATCCATAGACTGATTTCAAAactacaataattatatttcgaAGATTAGTTTTAACTCATATAAAAACCTTATTTTATCtttctcaaaaatatatatatttttattaaaaatgcaAGCCAATGAGTTTGAATTGGATATACTACTTATAACAAACTGTTCAAAAagacaacacacacacatatatatatatatatatatatagttttgctATATTGTCCGATCCTGTCGATTTCTGTGTCGACGACACTTACCTATTGAATGTTATGCACATCAAAATCATATATCCAATAAGTGATTCTCAGTTACCTCATTGACGACACAAAAATTTGTACGATTGGTGGatatgaattttttgtttttatctgAAGTGCTCATCTCattctttatttaaattttacatatatatattatttatatttatgcataatatgtatttaatatattattgttattatttatatttattcataatatgtatttaatatattattgttttgatttatatataatttttatttatcataaataataattgataaaatataattaaaattttataaaatttaaaaagaattaGTACATCATTAAGCaatgtgtaatgcccgagaaattgattattgtaatctgatatgatttgttgaTTAATTAATGTGATTATAGATGGAACGGATTAGACCGGGGAAGGCGGAAAGGAGAGTTGAATTATGTGTGAGGATtgagcctcgcgcatatgcgcgtttATGTCGGGCGCATATGCGTGGAATgtgcagagaacctcgcgcatatgcgtgacttggatccgcgcatgtgcgcgcatatgcgcgaggagtgTACATTGCATATGTGCGAGTTGTGCGATGAATCAAGTGCAATTCTAGAGAACCTCGTGCATATGCGTNCCATCAGAAAGAATCGAGAAAAGTTTCTGTGAATGTGTTGAAAATTCTTACGCATTTTTGTGAAAGATCCGgccgtcagaatttcaatccgactttagtactgtgttcctatcgacgcaggctccaactggacgtaagttttgttacattttgatatgttttgaaattatgctattgtcagaattgaatatgattcatatatgatgttgttgacatgctagacatcatagaatcgaagtcagattaagaaacagattgattacggatttaTTATGatgtttcagattatattgagtggtattggacatATTTGGATTAGGGTTGGATTACAGATGGTATTGGATATTGAGTATAGATTGTAACTGTTATCTGTTGATGTTGTATTAACGGGGATATCGAGATTgtcccgttatgccgttgattttgagttaaatccagattgatcagattgatattgatttgaACAGTATATTGATATGGGATTAATTGATATTGTCCATTGCCAGATCGTGTATTGGCAGACTTTGAATTCAAGACGGGAACGTCGTCAGAACTGcaacaaaagaaaggtataagtcaatatgatattgggagatcgactcaaGTAGgaaatacttgagtttccctaaatcacatacttattgttattatatgcattgatttaatttgatatgcttgttctattgatttatagagagtatgtattagacgagtgatcttgtgacagaagtgccagatagtggtgggatcgccacgggcacattgcacgatgtcacaagatagtgtattgccgatagtgccacagtctgtgacggataggtcaagacactagatgtttggttatatcgacgtggatagaatcggagtttcttctattactgttggtcgatataggaataccatcgtctggaaaccgggatccctagactaggattgagtctagtctgagacgtggagtcacgagtctgattgacagttttatattgattatgttttcagattttgatatatatattactgttatctgttacatgttttatattgtttatatgattgcatggttcgttgatttatactgggattttattctcatcggagttatccggctgttgtcgtgtttgtatgtgtgcatgacaacaggtgggacaggttcagggtcaaggagatgaagagagatcgtgatacttgtactttaatactgatatgtatatcagAATGATTACCCGC comes from Primulina huaijiensis isolate GDHJ02 chromosome 2, ASM1229523v2, whole genome shotgun sequence and encodes:
- the LOC140971388 gene encoding uncharacterized protein isoform X1, with product MKLKQLESYLGSLQQFENPKIELEQYPTGPHIASRLLYTAENSFGDVNDKVVADFGCGCGTLGLAAALLGAKHVIGIDIDAESIEIASSNADELELDVDFIQCDIRHLRWRGGIVDNVVLNPPFGTRKKGADMEFLSTALKVASQAVYSLHKSTTRDHVKRTSLREHNAVSAEVLCELRFDVPQLYKFHKKKEVDVAVDLWRFVPKTSSTKHL
- the LOC140971388 gene encoding uncharacterized protein isoform X2; its protein translation is MKLKQLESYLGSLQQFENPKIELEQYPTGPHIASRLLYTVVADFGCGCGTLGLAAALLGAKHVIGIDIDAESIEIASSNADELELDVDFIQCDIRHLRWRGGIVDNVVLNPPFGTRKKGADMEFLSTALKVASQAVYSLHKSTTRDHVKRTSLREHNAVSAEVLCELRFDVPQLYKFHKKKEVDVAVDLWRFVPKTSSTKHL